The Agrobacterium vitis genome has a segment encoding these proteins:
- the flgC gene encoding flagellar basal body rod protein FlgC, which translates to MDSVTATDPLTSALKIAGSGLDVQSTRLRIVSENIANAQSTGDTPGANPYRRKTITFGSEMDRATGTEIVKVKKLGFDKSNFTEEYDPSNPAADAKGYVKMPNVNVLIEMADMREANRTYEANLQSVKQTRDLITSTLDLLKSSQ; encoded by the coding sequence ATGGATTCCGTCACCGCGACAGATCCTCTCACCTCGGCCCTGAAAATTGCCGGCAGCGGACTGGATGTACAGTCCACCCGGCTCAGGATCGTTTCGGAAAATATTGCCAACGCCCAGAGCACCGGCGACACGCCCGGCGCCAATCCCTACCGTCGCAAGACGATCACCTTCGGGTCCGAAATGGACCGCGCCACAGGCACGGAAATCGTCAAGGTCAAGAAGCTTGGCTTCGACAAGTCGAATTTCACGGAAGAATACGATCCCAGCAATCCGGCTGCCGATGCCAAGGGCTACGTGAAAATGCCCAATGTGAACGTGCTGATCGAAATGGCCGACATGCGCGAAGCCAACCGCACCTATGAAGCCAATCTTCAGTCCGTCAAGCAGACACGTGACCTGATTACCTCGACCCTCGACCTGCTGAAGAGCTCACAATGA
- the flgB gene encoding flagellar basal body rod protein FlgB: MEPIKLFDVASRQAEWLSLRQEVIAGNIANANTPKFMAKDITPFNAILDVRQFGMARTNSKHMASSDLNTDLDVDIREAPLNGEIGVQVSGNSVALADEMTKMGEIQRQHSLNTNLVSSFNRMMLMTVKG; encoded by the coding sequence ATGGAACCGATAAAGCTTTTTGATGTGGCATCACGGCAGGCCGAGTGGCTTTCCCTGCGCCAGGAAGTGATCGCCGGCAACATAGCCAATGCCAATACACCGAAATTCATGGCGAAGGACATCACACCCTTCAATGCCATCCTGGACGTGCGTCAGTTTGGTATGGCGCGGACCAATTCGAAGCATATGGCCTCGAGCGATCTGAACACCGATCTGGATGTCGATATCCGCGAGGCGCCTTTGAATGGTGAAATCGGCGTTCAGGTCTCGGGAAATTCGGTCGCGCTGGCCGATGAGATGACCAAGATGGGCGAGATCCAGCGGCAGCACTCGCTCAACACTAACCTCGTCAGTAGTTTTAATCGCATGATGCTGATGACTGTAAAGGGGTAA
- a CDS encoding flagellar protein has product MQDQEHDPLDSDADEVVRPRAPRRSGASPMDRMLAAVGVVLACSAAMFPWYVFFNPDKFGIHVEPMDRTRDLPQVDARNVFSVSPMALVSREDREQKIPDNLDPLTTATASDIGRKDPDGEPVKIEQPFPGGGFRLLHVSNGRAMIEDASGMFMVKIGSVLPDNSRVATLEQRNGKWVIITSTGAIYENQ; this is encoded by the coding sequence ATGCAAGATCAAGAGCATGATCCACTAGACAGCGATGCCGACGAGGTGGTTCGGCCTCGCGCGCCCCGCCGGTCGGGCGCATCACCGATGGATAGGATGTTGGCGGCGGTTGGCGTCGTGCTGGCGTGCAGCGCGGCGATGTTTCCGTGGTATGTGTTTTTCAATCCCGATAAATTCGGCATTCATGTCGAGCCGATGGACCGGACCCGCGACTTGCCGCAGGTCGATGCACGCAATGTGTTCAGCGTGTCTCCCATGGCGCTGGTGTCGCGTGAAGACCGTGAACAGAAAATTCCTGATAATCTCGACCCGCTGACCACGGCGACGGCCTCCGATATCGGGCGGAAAGATCCCGATGGTGAGCCGGTGAAGATCGAACAGCCCTTTCCCGGTGGCGGTTTCCGGCTGCTGCATGTCTCCAACGGTCGCGCCATGATCGAGGATGCCTCTGGCATGTTCATGGTCAAAATCGGCTCCGTCCTTCCCGACAATAGCCGGGTGGCGACACTGGAACAACGCAATGGAAAATGGGTGATTATCACCAGCACCGGCGCGATCTACGAAAACCAGTAG